The following are from one region of the Vicinamibacterales bacterium genome:
- a CDS encoding metalloregulator ArsR/SmtB family transcription factor, with product MSTIAPLTDPKVVQALAATFRILGDPTRVRIVDALADGELCVHEIADRVEISESAVSHQLRLMRTLRIVRGRREGRCVYYALDDQHVLSLFQQGLRHVTEDAR from the coding sequence ATGTCTACCATCGCCCCGCTCACCGATCCCAAGGTCGTCCAGGCGCTCGCCGCGACGTTCCGCATACTCGGCGATCCCACCCGCGTCCGCATCGTCGACGCGCTCGCCGACGGCGAGCTGTGCGTGCACGAGATCGCCGATCGCGTCGAGATCAGCGAATCGGCGGTGTCGCATCAGTTGCGCCTGATGCGCACGCTGCGGATCGTGCGCGGGCGCCGCGAAGGGCGCTGCGTCTACTACGCGCTCGACGACCAGCACGTCCTGAGCCTCTTTCAGCAGGGCCTGCGGCACGTCACCGAGGACGCCCGCTGA